The following are encoded in a window of Panicum virgatum strain AP13 chromosome 5N, P.virgatum_v5, whole genome shotgun sequence genomic DNA:
- the LOC120672095 gene encoding transcription repressor OFP1-like — protein sequence MRWGLRSSKQQQREALPPVEQERRREGKGKSKAIFSSFSPLAWLSKLTAKNGAAAARPGHATPTAKTAAQAATAFPSCFHMPTSPSPASASRSSPADSSSSAAEAAPDIVPRRDDTGATAAEIAPRRRSVGNDDTGSEAAAARQLYRRRHYSVGGDSDLPPLGHLVSLSRPASPKALPTPTPAPVRTLTPVLPPLPSDTDQEKRPRSRRRRHRRVVSGRRSFSSARAPGARLAPAVRVRSPRPSSAAAAVSELELFAVVRRTRDPQREFRASMVEMIASKRMVGRPEELETLLACYLSLNADEHHDCIVKVFRQVWFELNNATSRAAAAAPPPRT from the coding sequence ATGAGGTGGGGGCTTAGAAGCAGTAAGCAACAGCAGCGGGAGGCTCTGCCACCAGTAGAACAAGAGCGGCGGCGAGAGGGCAAGGGGAAGAGCAAGGCGATCTTCTCGTCCTTCTCGCCCTTGGCGTGGCTCTCGAAGCTGACGGCCAAGAACGGCGCGGCCGCTGCTAGGCCCGGGCATGCGACGCCCACGGCGAAGACCGCCGCTCAGGCCGCCACCGCGTTCCCGTCGTGCTTCCACATGCCCACGAGCCCCAGCCCCGCGTCGGCGTCGCGGAGCAGCCCGGCTGATTCGTCATCGTCCGCTGCCGAGGCAGCTCCTGACATCGTCCCGCGCCGCGACGACAccggggccacggcggcggagatcgccccgcgtCGCCGCTCGGTGGGCAACGACGACACTGGGTccgaggccgcggccgcgcggcagCTGTACCGCCGGCGCCACTACTCGGTCGGCGGCGACAGCGACCTCCCGCCGCTCGGCCACCTCGTCTCCCTCTCCCGCCCCGCCTCCCCGAAGGCGCTGCccacgccgacgccggcgccggtgcggaCGCTGACGCcggtgctgccgccgctgccgtccgaCACGGACCAGGAGAagcggccgcggagccgccggcgccggcaccgccgcGTGGTGAGCGGGAGGAGGTCGTTCTCCTCCGCGAGGGCCCCCGGGGCGCGCCTGGCGccggcggtgcgcgtgcgctcCCCTCGGCCgagcagcgccgcggcggcggtgtcggAGCTGGAGCTGTTCGCGGTGGTGCGGCGGACGCGGGACCCGCAGCGCGAGTTCCGGGCGTCGATGGTGGAGATGATCGCGAGCAAGCGCATGGTGGGGCGGCCCGAGGAGCTGGAGACGCTGCTGGCGTGCTACCTGTCGctcaacgccgacgagcaccACGACTGCATCGTCAAGGTCTTCCGCCAGGTCTGGTTCGAGCTCAACAATGCCAcctcccgtgccgccgccgccgccccgccgccgcgcacctga